The genomic stretch TAAACGATGTTGAAGAAAGAGAACATGGTTGGGAAGATCATCCGCGACCACTTGTCAATAGAGTTTACGTCAGTCAAGTCGGGGATGGTGATTTTGAGCTGGGACGCGCGCCTCCGTAGCCTGCTCTTTTTGGTCATGTGTCTCTCCAGCGCGTTGCGGCCGAAGTTGTGGCGCGCGAGGCCGGCCTTGCGGTACTGCAGGGTGGAGCTGTCGTAGGTGAGCATGGTGTTCCGCGGGTCGTTCAAGCCCAGGGCGAGCTCCGAGATTCCCATGTCGTTCTTCAGGTCCAGCGTGCTCAGGAGGATGTTCTCGTGAGGGTCCATCTGTTCGAGTCAGCAAGCAAACATGGACATTTTAacgttgtgttttatttgggacaataaacaacaaacaggTCTGTAAATGTGCCAGTAGTAGATATTTTTAACTGTAGTCCCTATGCGAAATGTAGAATGCCAGGAATATATGAAGTTTatagcggtccctcgtttatcgcggggggtcacgttctaaaaataacccacaatacgtgaaatctgcaaagtttcagctttattttttacagttacagttgtccctcactatatcgtggttcacctttcacggtctcgctgtttcggatattttttgtgcaaattTACATcctttttacatcgtctgagcgtacattgtgttctgcgtcctgattggctgttggaccgtagaccattgtccatccgtctcctccgtgccgtgtctcctgtacagtacagaatgtgttcagatttacataaatgttggatcgcagtgtgactctgaagtgctgtacgtttgcaatttgttttctccccgacaaaacccacaatgtcgatgaaacgttctgcaccgacaaagacgccgacgaaggtttgaactttgagagagtttaaacgagagagaaatgtgagaaaatgttaacgcctgtgtgagaaaagtgtataaagtgtgtggtgaggggttttacagccaaaaacagagagtaatagtaaaaaataaagctgatacttggcagatttcacctattgcgggttatttttagaacataacccccgcgataaacgagggaccgctgtattctatatgttttgcagctgtaaaacccctcaccacacactttatacacttttctcacacaggcgttaacattttctcacatttcacactgcgatccaacgtttatgtaaatttgtctgaacacattctgtactgtacaggagacacgggacggaggagactgatggacgacggtctacagtccaacagccaatcaggacaaagaacacaacgcacgctcatatgctgtaaaaaaaagatggaaaattgcacaaacaaatctgaaaaacaggtgaaccgcgatatagcgagggacagcTGTGATAAAAGTTAAAAAGCCACGTCGAGGCAGATTACGGGATGAAACCTATGTCCGTGTATCGATAAGCGAGCTAAAGTTTGTTAAACGATGATCaaccaaggactaaacgaggactaggaCAGCGGTTATCAAACTTTTTGCACCAGGTCGCAGAATTTGATGCTACAAAACCCATGactaccagatctaaacccaaACTACAGTATATCAGacctaaattaggactaaactaggtctaaaatgagactagcATGGATGAGGAAGCTAACTGTGTTGTCTTGAGACTGAAGAACCTATTCCAACATTGGTCCTTGCACAGTTAACACTCTTAACTTTTCACGTTTTACCGCACACGTGTGAAGTTTTGTCTGATTACCCTGTTCTTCTGATCCAATCCGATGGCCGCGTCGTCCATAAAAATAGGCTCCCACATGGAGTCATGTCCATCCAGGTCCCTCTGCTTCATCCGGGCATACAGCGTGTCATCTCTGCCAACTACGTTTCCCACAAGCCACTGCAAAAACACATCGTCACCATGGTTACTTCATTGGTTTTTCTAGGTTAATTACACTTGTTTATTATTTCTGACCGATCATTTCCGTGTTTTTGCTCGTTTTGTTCTGTGAGGAGAACCCCAAACATTAAAAGTGCGGTAaataaagtggtagtttcacACTTTTACTCGTTCGCTTGTTATCTTGATTTCCAAACTGGGACAAATTCCTTATTTTCTGCAAAGCTGTCACATCTCGATCCAAAGGCAGGATTCACAGAGGCTTAATGGGCTGATTCAGTTACAATACCTGGCGCTGCATAAACAGACAGCGCCAGGTCaacctttcttctttcttctgtgcGAGCAATTACCCTAGCCTATATACACTCcgttatacatttttaaagtcaaAACATTTGCTGCTTTGGAGGCAGTTCTTTCattataatttgactttttaaagttTTGCTCCATTGCAATGAACACAATAGATATTTACCTTTGGAATGTCATGGAGAAATACTACAAAGACGTGATTGGTACAAGACAAAGCAGCTGTTTAAGGCAGCACTTAGAGCACAtgggtcaaactcaaggcccgcgggctaaatgaggccctccacatcattcgacagggtaaattaaaggtatgatggtcttaaaatgtcaatttatcaggagacatgcagttacacagccatatttttttacatctgtgcaaatgcatatgtactatttgtaactacttttaaaaaattgtgaattaactgtttctgtatttattacttcaagttacatttattttacatctggcccttcgacggcagccattttgctaatgtggccctcggtgaaaatgtgtttgacacccctgacttaGACGATTATGGAttgttatttctgtatttttttcttccatttaaagTTATAAGATGGGactttctggaagtggcacatcacctcaatgactccatggaaatagaaagttaacgCCATGCTTCGGAACTTCAGTGTTATGGAAGTTTTATGGAATACTGTGGAAGTCTAGggccaaaggaacagcattaccatggaaacgaacagtaaagatgcatgtttttctatgaatttcaatggaaaaacatatctatttttgGCAAGAAAGgtgcatactgtggctttaaatatgaACCTTTAACACGGGGATACAAGTGCACGATGTAACGTTTCTCGAGAAGTCAAGCAGGTGTAGCCAccagatgtttaatgccatactgggaaaCATTTCAGACTAAGCAGCAATGAGCAGACAGAGTTTAAAATGCCTTGAATCGATGAGGTATTTTATAAATCCTCCCAGTTTacatacaaaacataaaaataaaagtaaagtatggTCACCTTGTTAGGATCCATCCTCAGCTTCTCGTTGTTGGCGAGAGAGGACCGTTCGGCGGCTTTCTTCTGCCTCTGCGGCCCGCGTCCAAAGAAGATGTAGTTGACAAAGGCGTACTCGAGCAGTGCGAGGAAGACGAAGACGAAGCAGCCCATCAGGTACATGTCAATGGCCTTCACGTAGGGGATTTTGGGCAGTGTTTCTCTCAGATGGGTGTTAATGGTGGTCATGGTCAGCACAGTGGTGATACCTGGAGACAAAGGATAAAACGCTGTTATTGTACAATGCAAAAAGTTCCTGTACTTACACTTAATCGTCCCTGTAGGGAaacttgtcctctgcatttgacccatccttgaaTGCCGCTGGGGCATCTTGTCAGGAGCTGTGACCACCGCAGTGCTGCACCTGagaacccatctccagatcttgtgctaaactagatcaggactaccTTCGTTGAAATATTtcacctattgtgcatgttctcGCAGTGAGGCGTCAGTACGCTCCACTCAAAACTGATTAACCAACACATAATTACTAAAAGTCTCCATGTTCACGTCAAAAACTTCAGGATATTTGTCTATATAGAAGCCTTGAAGTATTTTTAAGCAAAGTTCTATATATAAGAAAGTGTTTCAAATGCACTAAGATATTACAGTAGGTACTTtcaaaatccatccattttattcCATTTAAGCAGACTCCcaggcttccctcaccccagacacttccttaagctcctccggtgggaccccaaggtgtacccagtccagccgagagacatagtccctccagcgtgtcctgtgtcttccctagagcctcctcccggtggaacGTGCCCAGAACATCTCGTCTAGGAGGAACAGGAACAGCCAAGCCACCTCAGCGGCTCTTCTCCTCATGTCtgtattattttgtcttttgtcagtCACATTAGCTTTTCCCTGTTATGAATGCTAATTTCAGCCCAAACCACAACATTATTGGTGGATTCAATCTCAAATGGAGCAGTAGTAGATGTTTAAAACAGCTTACAGCTTTTCATTGTCTTTAATAAATGTTCAGCTAGTATCAAGGACTTGTTTAGACGTAAAGTTTATTCATCAAACTCACAAAATCTGAAATTCTAAGTGATGTTTTTTGAGAGCCCAGGACAAGCGACCTCCCAGATTAAATCAGTGCCACTTCTACATTTGATTAGGACTGTCAGGATCGATGAAACCAAGGACCCCACTCCTGTGCTTTCAGATGCAGTTagaaaaatgagccaaaaagaACTGCACCGCAAGAAATGTGAGAATCTGAAATTCAAATGTCAGCCATGATCCTGTTCATTAGTGGGAACTCCTACTGGGAAagttggagacagtttggagaaaaGAGAGTCTTAACTTTTTGGAAAACTAATAACACAGCAGTGgagatttgtttgtttagtttcatttgcaatattttgtgaacatttttagtttcatttgcaatattttgtggacatttttTGGGTTCATTTATTCTGCAAAAGTTCCTCCGTGAGAATTATTTAAACTTCTGGACGCTTGAGTCTTGATATTTCCTTTAGAGTAACACCACAATGTTTTTTTGCTGGATGGAAACCCGTCAAAGGCTTCaaaacaccagcagagggcgctaacTGCTATCTACCCATCCATAGGGACATGGAAAAGTGGAAAAAGTAGTTGGTATGAAGTAAAAACTTTTGTTAAGTTTTCTACCGTAAGAGATTTCGCCATTGTTgtgacaaataaaggttctcaTTATCTTCTCGTAGCTTAAATGAACTGCAATGTAGCCTGCAACCTTAGTGTTTGGGGGTTGAGGTGGTGgcgattcagatcagagcgagtacttttaggtttaaacaaacTGGATTTTGGCATTGAAAATGGCAACCCAGATAAAAGTCTCAGGTGAGgcacattctgctttctgattggagaTTATTTGGAGCATTACCTCGTATCTGGGTAATTTTTGGGGGAATTTATCATCAAAATCTTCCATAAAGTTCCTTCTatctctataaataaataaatcatacataGATAAACACACATAACATAAATACAATCCATTACTGTTTGTTGTTTACTGCGTTAACCGTTTTGTGAGCACTAAATATTTATAGCTTTTTCAAATGAACTGACACTGACCTCCCTTTCCCCCTAAAAACTCTTGTATTTTTAGACATCGTGGTGTATTAACGTGTCAAATATCCATCACAGGATTTCAAATATAGCCGGAATGCTGTCAGAGGCTACACATATTGGTCTATATTTGTCTTCGCCTCCACACGAGCGTAGTACATCGCCGCGCTCCTCCCCAGGTTTACGCAACGGGGCCATTTCGCTGATTGCACGGGGCTCTGTAGGGGAGGAggtgcagcaggaggaggaggaggaggggggggggtgttATATGGGAGGGCGCATAGAGGATTGGTAAAAAACTGTATTACGGAGCGTTGTTTTTCATCCAATCGCTTTGACTCTAAAGTCGAAATTTTGGCACAAATTCCAACACTTGTCAGTCAAGGAGCAAATACTCTATTCTAAATCTACTTTAAAGCcttaacagtcacatcaaaactacaaaaatacaactttttgtaGAACCTAAGACACAACGATGAAGTACTTAAAAGACAGATGACATTTGTAACACTCCCTccccactactgcaaagaaaaagtacgataaatactgagcctaaCTAGACCAAAGACACAAATATGAACACTCCTACAGGTCTGTTTGTCAAAATGCACATCTATCGTCAACGGTCACATtcttatacagcgcttttccaccttcaacacactcaaaacactttatatcAAGGGACCACTCACTCGTTCATTCCgttgagggcgaggtgggttaagtgtcttgcccaagaacacagcaATAGTACTCATCTGAGggacctggaatcgcactgccaacctgtgagtcgatgtatttgaccgctcaaccaataatgtttatgtcgagagcgagattcaaactgttaaccttctgatcagtgggcaaacgtaaatgtataaaagaacaACAGCCGCTCTAGAGGTAAGATTTAGTACTAAAACTAGAAGGTTGTTGGTTTGAATTCTGTTATACTCAATTCATGTTGTTACGTCTTTGGGCAAGTGACTTCCCACTCTTTTATCACAGTATACATGGTATTgcctatactactactactactactactactactactactactactactactactactactactactacgggactgaagatggaaagtagcagtagctaaatctggcacaaatcatcttttcttttgcaaGATTAATGAACTTGTGCATGATTCCTgacaagaagaaagaaagaactacaactactactactatcattactactactactactgctacaactattactactactactactactactactagactgaagatggaaagtagcagtagctaaatctggcacaaatcatcttttcttttgcaatatTAATGAACTTGTGCatgatccctgacaaataaagaacaaactactactactactactactactactactactactattactactactactaaatccTTTCATTCTATATCTTATTACttatcctgtagtttagatctgcacaaacatgttctaaaatgccATCTgttatttttcagtctttttgtcagtagCAGACGAGGCTAAaacatgaactttgaacagaatcttatcattaaaacagaaatcgcAAATCTTCCCACAGAAATGGCAgctatacatatatattttccccaaatcgttcagccctagttACTCCTGCTCCCGTTATTTGCTGCTCAGTCTTCAGCGTGGCCTGGTTTTAGTCGTTACTGTAAACCGAACGTCAGTATAAATCCTTTGTTGTGCTATAGACAGGAGCAGCTTGTGTGAAATTACCCGAGTCCCGTTGTGAGCCTTGACGGCTTTGTGACAGCTGCCTGACCATTTACTAATTGTTTGCGGTGACTGTGGATAGAAATTACCTTAAATAATGTTGATGTGTGTAGATTATAATGCAGGTGCAGCTGGGGTCTGTATGAACATTAGCTAAATCGAGCTGCGGTTAAGCCTGCACAGTGGGGCTTCTCATACTGCATGAGTATTTTGTACTACTAGACCTGtcaattactatatcgacttatccttCAATACGTGACAGacggaacaatcatttttgggggtcagtatttgaACTAATTGGgtgtttttggttattttcctGTGTTATGATcatagtttgtataaaaaagtggactgagtgtgacgtcgcccgtaGCCTTTAgcgttccagtcaaatgaagcgaatcgaggctagcagttatagcggcgaatttagagccgacTTCCTTATTTGGAggtccgactgcgagtatcatagcaaccaaagagccaatcaggagcgagactgttgaaggtaaaaccCCTTCCAGTCCAGATTGACAGGCTCTGGTTTAGGAGCGGTCAatcgaacctgttgctaacgctaggggGAGCGACTTCgggggaaagaaagcgcctgatttgtctgttattaatgttcatattttgatttaaaaccctttaaggactgagcacattatagactaTTACAGCcagacttttttttgtctttatttagccataaaaatcatgttaaaggaagtaccagcttgtacttttgccttttttcagataactacctctattttacagtctatggttatgatACAattggcgacagtagctcagagtgtttgtccactgatctgaaggttggcggtttgaatccctttctcgacataaacatcatcggtagagTGGTCATATGAatgctgtccttgtgtccttgggcaagacacttaacccacctcgcccccactGTCTGGTTTTCCGaattcaagtcactcaaagagctttacatcaaggaacctttcacacactggagtacacaaagtataaaaatgtggccgTTTACCATTTACAATGTGAACAgcagaaggttgaattatgaacttcatTAGAGACACAAACTAACCACTACAATAAAACTACTTAACTGTTGCATTCTGccgtttatttactgcagctcatggtttttttttaaacattgcacatttagaaCAGATTTTGGGACTTTATTTTGCTCGATGGTTTGgtgtcaatattatcgtttattgtctatatttagttaagcaatatatcgcacAGGTCTATGCAccactttacacacacataaacactcatagtttattttgattatatatatattttttattaattaatttttttgtctaCAAACgtttgtcttgtcttgttaTTGAAATCAGTGCGTCTCATTATTAACATCTGTTGTATTTAAAATGCTTCACTTGTATGTCTGtctggctttaaataaataaatgaataaataaataaaaacataaaaaaacataaatccaaaaaaatatataaataaaaataactaactaaccaacctaaaatgcctctctgatctgaattgtcactcGCTAAACTCCAGGACCAGGCCACATTATCTGAAAACCTTGACTCTGAGTCTGTATTGGGGCTAAAAGTCAATGTGATCTGAATttttaaatattctaaatgaATTGCCAGACTTAAAGTCATTTGCATTCAACCCAACCAGACAAACCCTGTATGAGCTCATTCCCGTATCAACATACACTGCGGCAAAAGCAATTACGACTCTGACTGATGTGTAGACTCGCTCGTGCTAACAGTGTCATGTTCATAATAACATTAATTTAAACTTAACCATGTCCACTGCTTGTTTAATGTAGTGTTTGCAGAGGGCTGTTTTACCCAAGGCCACTCTGGCAGCTGAAGCGTCGTAATTGATCCAGAAGGAGACCCAGGACAGGATGGTGATCAGGATGGAGGGCATGTACGTCTGCAGGATGAAGTAACCGATGTTCCTCTTCAGTTTGAAACTCAGGGACAGGCGTGGGTAAGCTCCTGTAcgggaaaacaggaagtacagcTTGGATAAAGACGGTAACAATAAAGCAGCTACTTAAAGATGATGGAAAgacaaggaaagtttatttgtacagacgTGTGTAATAagacttgtgtaccagtatgacagctgGAGTtagcggagttgttcagaagcgacgccgaggatgaagaattcaacatatttagtgatttggagtgagatccagatgCTTCTTTTATccgattaactgttaatatcttacgttaacaaaccagacacgtgtttaTTTCTGCCTACGCTTCATGTAcgtgtttacatgtgtgttacagttcacttgttcgACCTCTAGATGGCACTGTTGTGTtagtaatacctgtaagaaaattgacttgactcgttttcttttatacatttcatatttaatttccccctTCGtctataagaccataaaggtgataatttttcatttggaacaatattgtaaatgttaagtttgtcataagtctagtttaaggttgtgaaaactacttcctgttttgcgaagtcttacccgacagagcactatttaagaaaacgattgaaaagtaaaaacctGTTATATCTGTTCTAACCAGCGCAATTCGGTCCAGACAATATTAAAAGCGCAcacacagaaataaataaataaaaaaacattgaattatCTCCTCGCTGTTAATTATCAGATCTGAAACCTAATTATTTTCAAGTGCACTGACTCATGAGTTAATCAGCTCCTTGAGTGTTGTTTGACGCCAGCCGTTATCTCCGCTCTGTGTCAATCATGAgttttcaaatacagaacaatggAACCCACAATAACACGATAAAAATACTTCCAAGTGTCAGCAGCTTGTTATTTTTCACTccgtaaaaaataaatatagatgtttttatgtgAGATTTTCTTGGAGGGGTGATGGTGGAGAGTAAAGTGTGCGTGTACTGTATGTTCTCTGCACTGGGAGGTATTTTGGTACGAAAACAACTCACttttgatatgattttgaacAGATTTGGGGCTGTAGTTGCAGTTTTGGTggtaaacaacaggtgtgttagttttagtgttgttagctcctcccttcagacagatgtatttttatatctttatatttttttctttacttcagcctaaaccctttcggtcatgatagagatgttatgtacaaccttacGCAAgctgaataatgtttgatttgaatgtaatgaccgaataaatctacaaatatatataaggcagtgtccagcagtaatctgatcaGTGAAGTGTTACAGTACTGTATGGCATTATCTCATATTTaatcaattacagatgtttttactgcttaaaaatgtgaagagaagcaggtggcgaactctctcagaaaagttacaccgttatcttttagaccaggggtgctcagactttttcagtatgtgagctacttttaaaatgatcgtgtctgaaagatctaccacctaatacaaaaatgttacacatatatttatttgtaaatgtattatgaattattacatgtacagtgcattttcatgtactttgcacaacgtcatgagataatactgcacaacacaactgaacttcttacatgttcataatgacttgaatgatgatcactgctctgacactgaatagaatcagtgagggatgcagagttcgggcagaagcttctgacaggagccaggagtaaaattgcattttttgtttgaaagcgataacagagctaatcatgtggATTACGTTTTAAtctgatttttatggctataaaaaaagacaaaactaagtagcagaatttactgcatttttttccacacaactacttctattttacacatccttccgtattttttcttttacgcatcgaataaatgagagAAAATCCCCTcagcccccgcgctctcattcgtcgccttcgagggacaacacaggcagattaccgtaatgatggaaaaatatttaaatagccccatgtttccgctttgagacgccgtttgaatttacatgagagcacgactgggcacgGACTTAcactgctggaaagtccacaacccgcTCTGTCGGcaacgataggatccgacgctatagggttaaactaactcgcacttgtttatgcagcgcccatgatgtgacctagagtcaggtgtaatctgactgttgtcctgtatattagtcatgtgactggatggatgacgggacgtgatctacacaaaatgccttcgcgatcgacaggtagatcgcgatcgacgtaatggacacccctgttttagacCATAGAccgggccatatcttgaaaagtATTtgacacagaggaccacagaccagtgtcAATACAGTGGAGAGTCCACATGGTGCATTTAACAAACTTTAAATAAGACTTGAAATAAtattattaggtctgtatgacaatgcagtgtgatgttatttaggttatattggtaggattactcaaatttgctatAAAAAGTACTGATGATTATCAATtaggccagttcaactgaaggccaataaaaattggcttgagggccgcattttgcccctgggccataatttggacacccctgccataGACCATATAAAGAAGttgattaagtgagtgtgacgtcacgttcagctccaaatgaagctcatcgaggctagagctgttatagcggtgaatttggagatgatcatagcaaccaaagagacaatccGGAGAGAGGCTGTGGAGGGTAACGCCCattcccgcctgcaccactgaTTTAACATCGAGCGggggcttagcaacgctgttaatTAAGCCTATTGCTAACACTTGCAGGAGCcacttcagggaaagaaggcaactgatttgtttgttattaatgttcatatcgtgatttacagacacaatattaaaataaaaacaccaggatcatgtagactgggttaatacgaacatttaagaccaaaaagatgaGTAAAAGAcggaagtttaaatctgtcaactggacaaaacgttgtaagaGTGGGGACATTTCGCGGATCATTCAAGccgctgcttcagttctggtcagattactggtggatgAGGCAAAATGACGAGgatcactgcagcagttacagagagaagggcgacggtttttcaatgtaaagtgaattggagccagagctgatggagccggCAGCGCGCCCATGAGCACATCCtcatttggaacacggcggctcacacattagctgtgtccatttatatatagagtctacgT from Periophthalmus magnuspinnatus isolate fPerMag1 chromosome 14, fPerMag1.2.pri, whole genome shotgun sequence encodes the following:
- the LOC117381861 gene encoding gamma-aminobutyric acid receptor subunit beta-2-like isoform X2, translated to MTLVKETVDRLLKGYDIRLRPDFGGAPVGVGMNIDIASIDMVSEVNMDYTLTMYFQQAWRDKRLSYSEIPLNLTLDNRVADQLWVPDTYFLNDKKSFVHGVTVKNRMIRLHPDGTVLYGLRITTTAACMMDLRRYPLDEQNCTLEIESYGYTTDDIEFYWRGGHNAVTGVDRIELPQFSIVDHKLIAKKVVFSTGAYPRLSLSFKLKRNIGYFILQTYMPSILITILSWVSFWINYDASAARVALGITTVLTMTTINTHLRETLPKIPYVKAIDMYLMGCFVFVFLALLEYAFVNYIFFGRGPQRQKKAAERSSLANNEKLRMDPNKWLVGNVVGRDDTLYARMKQRDLDGHDSMWEPIFMDDAAIGLDQKNRMDPHENILLSTLDLKNDMGISELALGLNDPRNTMLTYDSSTLQYRKAGLARHNFGRNALERHMTKKSRLRRRASQLKITIPDLTDVNSIDKWSRMIFPTMFSFFNIVYWLYYVN
- the LOC117381861 gene encoding gamma-aminobutyric acid receptor subunit beta-2-like isoform X1 encodes the protein MALLRLRRMRCFVVWSFAFVVAAVCAQSPGGVHDPSNMTLVKETVDRLLKGYDIRLRPDFGGAPVGVGMNIDIASIDMVSEVNMDYTLTMYFQQAWRDKRLSYSEIPLNLTLDNRVADQLWVPDTYFLNDKKSFVHGVTVKNRMIRLHPDGTVLYGLRITTTAACMMDLRRYPLDEQNCTLEIESYGYTTDDIEFYWRGGHNAVTGVDRIELPQFSIVDHKLIAKKVVFSTGAYPRLSLSFKLKRNIGYFILQTYMPSILITILSWVSFWINYDASAARVALGITTVLTMTTINTHLRETLPKIPYVKAIDMYLMGCFVFVFLALLEYAFVNYIFFGRGPQRQKKAAERSSLANNEKLRMDPNKWLVGNVVGRDDTLYARMKQRDLDGHDSMWEPIFMDDAAIGLDQKNRMDPHENILLSTLDLKNDMGISELALGLNDPRNTMLTYDSSTLQYRKAGLARHNFGRNALERHMTKKSRLRRRASQLKITIPDLTDVNSIDKWSRMIFPTMFSFFNIVYWLYYVN